The genomic interval AAGTGCACCTATCGCGCGATTAAACAGGCCTCTacctgtttttatttttttcgttgacATTCGCCGCAATCCTTTATCAATGGCGCGGGACCGTCGATGTGCGTTCGCTGCCACGGTTGATTGTAATGTGCGTCACAGCGACGATAGGTCTGAACCTCCAAATCCGCCTTTATATGCTGCGGAAGCTTGTCCCACACATAGTAGACGTGATCACCGCACACTTGCAATAGAACGGCTTTCGGTACGAATTGCAGCTGTTCGGCGCTAAAATCGCGAATGTCCGAAGGTCTCGACAGCAGGACGAACATCTTTGCGACTGAGCGATTCGCGGTGCCGCGCACCTATAAATAGACGTTCGAACGAGAAAGTTCGATTCAGTCGTACAAAGtgtgaggaaaaaaaatgagattcgtGCGGCAACCGTTAGCGATTCGCGTGACGAATTGCGACGACAGATCACGGTCGATGGAGGGCAACGCGGATAGGCGCAGACACGGTACGATGCTGCCGACTACTATACGCGCGATCATTTGCGGTCCCTCGAACTGCGGTAAAACCAACGTTCTGATAAGTTTGCTGGAAAGTCCGCACGGTGTACGTTTCGAGAACGTGTACGTGTACTCAAAATCGCTGCAACAACCGAAATACCGATATCTGGAGAATTTATTGACATCAATCGACGAAATCGGCTACTACACCTTCTCCaataacagtgacgtcattccaCCGAGCGACGCGTGTCCGAACTCGATATTCGTCTTCGACGACGTGGCGTGCGATAAGCAAGACACTGTGAGAGAGTATTTCTCGATGGGCAGGCACTCGAACGTCGACTGCTTTTATCTCTGTCAGACGTACGCGAGAATACCTAAACATctgatacgcgacaacgcgaatcTGCTGATCCTGTTCAAACAGGATGGTACTAATTTGAAACACGTGTACAATGATCATGTAAATACCGACATGTCGTACGATGAATTTTGCTCGTTGTGCCACGATTGTTGGCAATGCAAGTACGGATTCGTAGTGATAGACACGGACAGCGCACTTTCAAACGgtcgatacagaaaaggatttaacgtgTTCGCGATACCGCAAAAGCGGTCAGTCGTCGTCGATACGTCGTCGAAGGTGAAACAACGTTAGTGTTACGGAGAAAGAGATCGACACTCTGCTTtgttccccccccccccacgaTGGCTGCAATAGACGGGAGCGAGACGattcgcgaacgcgagaaGATTGTGAAAGATATTGCGAAAACGAGTAATTCGATTCGCAAGAAACTTCGCGCTTTGAAGACCGGTAAGATCGAGAAGGACATTGAGTTGGACACGCACTTTAAACCTCTCATCGAGCCATTGAAAAAGATCGTCGACAACTCGAGCTTGATCGCGGTGAAAAAAGAGGAGCCGACAGAGAGCGACGCTGACGTGAAAATTGAACCGCTATCCGTTCAACAGCGCGAAGAGGAGGTGGAGGATGCTACaccgaagagaaagaagaaacgattAGACTCCTGGTCGGATCTGTCATCGACACCGcgtaaatttaatcaatcgaATGTACTACCGATAACCTCTACACCGACGCTAACCGTGCAAAGTACAAGTCCCGAATTTCTCAAAATCGTAGATGTTTTCGAAACCACGGACGACTCGATCGGGACAACCGTTAAAAAGCGGTTGCAAACGTCGAAGGGTCGAGAATGGTTTATAGAATCGTTGCAAGATCACTTGGGTCCCCTGAGCCGAATTTACATTGCGTCTGCTTTGAGCGCCTATCCAACGATAGACACCACATACGGCGTTTATCTCGGCAAGAATGAATTGATGCttggtaataaacgttttgacgtgGATAAAGcggataacatttatatcgacgGCGTACGATACGCCGGCACACCCGGTATTTACGAGTTGATCTTCAAGAGAATACCCGATTACGATATCTACACGGAGGACGATATGCAAAAGTACAGGAGCATACTGTTGGCAACGAGTGCTCATAAATACAAGCACGATCCTCACGAGCGACGAAAGGGCAACGTGGGATACAAGTATACACAGGTAATTGCACCGTTGATGTCGACCGAatccaagaagaaaaaatccggAAAGGGATTATTCGCACCTCGCGCGATGACGCTAACCGACAATAAGATCGACTACGTGCACTGGGACGACCCCAACGAGCTGGTGGATCGTCTGCGATTGCTCGACGCTTCGCGTCAAGCTGGCAACAATGCCCACGACAATGAGATCATGTCGATcatcgaggaacttcgcgaggctgggcttattataaattaaacggtGCGACAGCAATCCGTTCAATCGGTgtcgaaatgccgatcaaTAAATTTGGATTGTTTGAGCAGCGCGAAGACGCGACGAATACCATTTCCTATCATTATCGGTGGAGCGGATTAGTGAGAAATTTCGTGCGCGACAACGCTCTGTGTCGCGCCGCCACGGACTTTAATGCAAGATCGCGCAAGATTCGTCGCGTAGCGCAACCTGAGACTGACGGTGACGctgttaacaaaatatacgTTGATCAGTGCTTTAAAAGTCTGACAAATCAATGGAAAGAGTCAGACAAGAAGCTTACCGCGTTCGAGAAGGATGTGCGAGCGTTACAGGCTGCGGTGAACGAGCTTCGACGTGCAAATATCGGTAGATTGAAAACGGCTAATGAATGATGAAGAAACGGTTCAGCAGAAACGACTATCGAACGGCGACGAGTGAAGAGAAGCAACGGTTAATTAACGACGGTGACGAACAGCAACGAACGATTCGAAAACAGTTGTCGGACGGCTGTCGAGCGGTTCAAGAACGGTTGTCGAACGGTTCAAAAACAGGTTAGGAACAATTACGAGCGGTTTAGAAACAGCTGTGAACTACGCGGAGACAGGAAAGGCTACAAACGGCTAAagaacgtcgacgacgacgatgagtgACAAGAAACAGTTAACTGACAACGACGAACGACAACGAACGGTTCGAGAACGGCTCGATATGGTTTCTGAGCGGTTCAGAAACAGCGATGAACGACGCAGAAACATAAACAGAAACGGTTACGTACAGCCGAAGAACGACGACCGACAGTCAACGAAACGCTAACCGAACATGAGACCGTTAAAATCGACCGATGTggataataatattgaaaagcGACGGTTGGTGGACGAATTGCACGCAccggcgagaagaaattttccccGCAGACACGTCATAGTGCGAGGGTACGACGACCTGTGGCAGGCTGATATTGTCGAGATGCGTCCGTACTCGCGTTTCAACGGAGGCTACCACTACATACTCACCGTCATCGATGTGTTGAGCAAGTACGCCTGGGCCGTGCCGCTCAAGGGTAAAGGTGGCAGCGAGACAGCTGACGCTATCGCTGAGATAATTCGAGATAGCGGGAGGTGCCCTAGTAATCTACAAACCGACATGGGGaaggaattttacaacacCGACGTGCAACGTCTCGTGAGAAAACACGGtataaatcattattccaCGTATTCGGTGATGAAGGCGTCGGTCGTCGagcgattcaatcgcacgttaaaaaacaatatgtggaaaatgtttacgctCAATGGAACTTACAAGTGGGTCGACGCGTTATCGCGACTCGTGtcggattacaacgcgcgCAAGCATCGAACGATCGGCATGCGACCCGTCGACGTTACCCCCGCGATCGCTGAAAGACTCTTGGCTACGGTGTACAGCGCGATAAAGATCGCGGGCCCGGCAAAGTTTAAACCGGGCGACTCGGTACGCGTCAGCAAATACAAGACAATTTTCGAGAAGGGTTACACGCCGAATTGGACCACCGAGGTGTTTAAGATCGTTAAAGTGCAGCATACCAATCCCGTAACCTACCTACTCGAGGACTATCGTGGAAAATCCGTCGCTGGAGCGTTCTACGAGTACGAGTTGCATCGCGCGACTTATCCTGACGTGTATCTCGTGGAGAAAGTACTGCGCAGGAGGGGCGACGAGGTTTACGTAAAATGGCTGGGATTCGATGGATCACACAACTCATGGATACACAAGGACAATGTGATTTAATTCGTgcaaactgtattttattcttaatataaaaatgatacatgtaaagtgtttgaaatatgtaatacatatacagtatataataaaaaatatttaatactaaataCATGTGCGATATCTCTATTAATATCCCTTctcatatataatacgatatttactCGAGGACTATTtcttacatacatacattatattacatatactacatacatacatttatatgttatactacatacatagatatatatatgtacatacatacatacattatattacattatatacattacgtTATATTCGGTAATGTCCCCACGGCAACGTATCGGTCGAATCCGGCACGATATATCGCTTATCGTCGTACGGACTCAGAGCGATTTTTGTCTCGCAAATAGTGTACACTTCGTGCATTTTCGATCGTATGCACGACTGCGGTCGAGTCATTTCGATCTCATCGTTCAGACACCGCGTGTAGTCGTCGAATGTGATGGTGCGCGCGATGACGTTGCTTTTGACACCTTTCGCttttttacaatcttttttgCCATCGACTCGCAAGGCGTACATTTTCGCCCTAAGTCTAACGAATTCGGTCATAATGACTCCGTTGTTTTCATCCTTCATCAGGCCCGgcacttttttattgacgagAGGCATATCATAAGCGTTATCTACCGCATAGTCACTTGTGTCGAACCGGGCTATATCATGTTTCATGTTCTCGTACGCGTCGTCGCACtcgatataataaatcaaactGTCCGTGTCGGTATACATGATTCTACACGAGTCGCGGTACAGGGGAGACATGTATTCGTGATGAAATTCGTACAGGCACACCTTCGACAAGTCAAGGATGCACATGCCGACGTAGATCGGTTTGTCGAATTTCACCTCGAGTTTGCGCAGTTCGATGGCTACCAGATTTTCTGAAAACACGCTACTGCTGTGGAAATTCGGTCGCGCGATCATtgcctccgcgccgtatctacCCTTCCACGTCGTCACTAATTTTACATCGACGTGGTTTCGTACATTCTCCATTGTTTTCCCAAAAACAgcgttattcattaatttatataatgttttttcgaACTCATTTTTTGCTTGTGTCCTGAATTTTGTATTGAGTTCGATGTAAGAGCGGAGCCACTCAGATTGAGCGAATTGCAATACGCGATGTATTTTAGTGACGCGAAGGCCATGACGCATGCACTGTTGCAGATTGCGATAATGGATGACATAACGCTCCTTATCGTGCAGCGTGGCGAGAAGTTTGTCCTGCCGTTTGCCGGGCGGTTTATCGCGCatcggacagaacggtaggtcTGCGTGCGCGTCATGTTTATCCTGCGGATACTCGAGATCGACCTCGAGAATATAGCCCGTAGGCGAATCCAAAGCGATCGCGTTAACGTCGAAATTTGACGCGTCTTCGACCCATCGAAACTCCGCGTAGGGCAGTGGCTTACACATCGCCCAGCCGTATAAGTTGTTGACATCGAAGTACATTaggtacgacgacggtttcgaTGAATCGTACGACTCCATATACTTGTTGTTGGCCTTCGCGTATCTGCCGGAACATTGACTCAGCCCGCCGCGTATACCACGTTCGATAAACATGACCATGTCATGACGTCGGTCAGCAGTTCAAAATTGATACACGTATGTTTCAACATGGCGTCCCACGTAAAGCCTGGTAAAGTGTAGTAGTACGCGGGATTAAGTCCGTAACTCGCGACGCAGCTGTCGcggaaattttcaaacacgtcggccaacagcaagacatcGGTTTTCAGGTATAGATCGCTGTATTCGCCCAGGGTTCGAACGGAGAATCGCTGCCATACGTTCgcggcgtgcgcgtaatcgctctcggatacggtgtcaCCGGTCAAGGAACTGTAAAATGAATCGCGCGGCGGTAAACACGTATCCTCCAGCTTTTCGACGCTGTCCACATATTCGTATGGAAGGACACCTTTTCGCGTCAATAATTTGAAATCGTTGTCGGATAACGTGGAAAATTttgaacgtataatttttaatttatcattatctaGAAAGGATGCCAATTTTGCGAGACTCGCGctaagaaatttatatgagTCGATAAATCTTAACTTTATATCGTTTCGCGAATCAGATTTTTCCGCGGTGTCTTTCACGTGTTTAGTAAATGAGATGTACTTTTCCTTTGTTATAGGCAGTACATCGATCTTGCCTTCGAACGCGGCAGCTATCTCCTTGATAATAAAGTGTGCGTCATAGCCCGACAGATTGTGAAATATTGCTGGGATGAAGTGAGAATCCTTATACCGCGCAATTTACCGCGCCGTTAGTGCGCCCGCTAATTACCGCGCCATTAGTGCGCCCGCTCATTACCGCGCCGTTAGTGCGCCTGCTAATTACCACGCCGTTAGTGCGTCTGCTAATTACTGCGCCTTAGTGCGCCCGCAAATTTACCGTCGCAATCCTGCAAACGGTGGACATTCGCGTCTCTGTGCGCGTTGCTTGCCGCGCCGTTGTGCGCCCGCTCAACGCCGTCGCTGTCTCGCGACCGGTGGACATTATTGCGTCTTGTGCGTGTTACTTTACCGTGCACAAATGCGCCCACTAATTGTAAGCGCCACAAGTCCGCCCGCTAATTGCAAGCGCTACAAGTGCGCTCACACATATTACCATCGCTATCTTGCGACCGGCGAACACTCAAGCGTCACGTGCACCTCGCGACTAGTGAACACTCGAATCACGTGCACGCTGTATATTGAAACCTGCTACCGCGCCTGTGACAACTGTAAAGTCGCGTCGATCGTAAATTGTTACTTTCTAtgttaagaaatttattaaactggTGCTTTGCACAATTGTTAAACAACTCAGTGTCCTTACTTAACCGCATGTCTTATCCTTGTCGGGGTAGAACCCGCGCTTACGCTAATTAGCGCTACGGAGTTACGCCCGGAAACGCCAACACCTACAATACGAATTGCGCTACAGATcactttctcgttctcttcaACTTTTACAAAACAGCAATTTACAAAACATTTACAAGACAGCATGTGCATACGAGTGTGATTTTGGATGCACCTTCCTTCTTAAAGATCTCCTCGGTATCAGCTCTGTCCAGTTAATATTGTCACGTCTTTTTACGCCCGAGGCGCACGACGGATCAAAAAAGTTAGGGAGAGAAGGAAGGTAAGCCTCTCCAACTGTTCTCTCACACGGTCCGACGATTCGACACGAAATTTAATgatgggcgccagacgcgtagaGTCGCGTCCACTAAGTACGCTAATATTGCGAAAACCCGACAGAAACACAAAATGCAATGAATCCGGCGTGCGAGGGATCGGCCAGCTCGACCTAACGGTTATGGGCGGGGTTGATGAAGGGCAGCGCAAGATTCGGCGGGGTGACGCATAAATCACACACTCATATGTTCAATAATAAGAATGAAAAACAAGGTTTATTGTATATTGGCCCGAAAGGGGCGTAGTGGATAACAGTCGCTGGTATAACGTTGAAATACTATGAAACCGAATAGTAAGTGAATGCTTGAATCGCGAAAATCAGAATATCGTGTCGGATTAGTAAATGAAAAGGTCATGAAGATCTGTTACCGAGGTTGAATTAACAGAATTAAAGAAAGTCGCCGGAAAGAACATCGATTACAGAATATAATTGGACACGATAGATGTGAGCGCAAGATATTGAGTAAATAGACGCGAGGTAGTAAAATAATACGAAATGCAACTAGAACTACAGATAATAGAATAGTTACAGATAATAGAATAGGTGGTAAAAATTAGGTTCGATTACAAAACCGAAACAAACGCGAGAAATTAACGGAGAATTATTGCACGTAACCGAAATTACTTATAAGGGCGCAAGAGACAGCAAATCCGATTACAAAGTAACGAGAACACACGCAAAACAAGAAAGATAACACAAGACTGTAAGAATAGAATTTGGAGTGCAAATCCGCCAAATTAAGTGCGCGAATCAATAAACGCACATTATTTCTGCGGCGCCACGCTTAGCGCGCACGGACGCAATTTCCCTGATCGCAAAAGGATTCTGTCTCCAACGCAAATTATCGGATAACTCGCGCTAAGAGGGTATAGGGCTCGCGAAAATACTCTCGGCGGCGCATTAGACCTCGCCAGAACGCTCGGCGTAACGCGGAATACCGCAACGATCCCACGAAGTAGACGAAAACACTACATGCTAGATTTAACgcagaataaaaaatacggAGTTATGGCGAACGATACTTGAGCGCGAGTAACATCCGAACGCAAATAATAAGTCAACGCGAGTCATATTTTAACGCAAGTACGAAGTTAACACAAGTTATATCCCAACGCAATTAATGTGTCACGCGAGTCATGATCTAACGTAATTAATCAGTCAACGCAACTAACATTCCAACGCCATTGACGAAACACGCGAATAACATTTTAACGCAAATAATATCGCGTGGGAAAATCTAAGTCCCGACCGTACAAATTACGACGCACAGTGAAATACGCTGTCGCGAACGCGAAGGTAGCGAGCAATGGCGGATTTGCGATATCGAAATCCGTTTCGGACGCGTCTACCGCGATCTCCAAAGGCGTGCGATTTTTGGTCGCAATCCCATGGCCACGAGACCATTCCGGTGCCCCTCGCTTTCGCTGTCGATCGCTAATTATACGTTTTGTCGGCGAATACGCCGAATACCGCGACTTTAACCGTTgttcccgagcgagagcgcgaCCCGGAGGCGGTGTCGAGGATTTACAACCAAAATAATACGCGAGGCAACCTCAGTAGATGTCTGCTTCCCCTCGGGTACCCCTCGTCGCCGCCAAAGGTCGGACGTCGTCGCCAAGGTCGAACGGCCTGGTAGCCGGGCGTAATTCGCCGCGTTAAGTCGAGGTATCGTAAATCGCATAACTTCGCCGGAGGACGACCAGAGCGTGATCGCCGAAATTCGCTCGATGGCAGAATCGATGGTGCGCCCCATTTGGGGCTTGCGCGACCCTCGGCGCGATAGTGCGGGCCAATGAGGGACGGGCTCGCGGGCTCGTGATCGATCCTCGCGCAGGGCGGTCGGTCGCAGGTCCTGCGGGGCGTCTGCTGGCCCCTAGCTTTTGCAGCGGTTCTTCGGCATCCCTAATCAGCGGTTTGGACACGCCGATTTCTTCGTAAGGCCTCCCTGAGACCCAGGGGTGCTGGCCACCCACCCCCGAAGTCCGGTTATTGCAGTGGAGGTTAGCCGGGGAAACTCGTTCTTTCCCGGCGCCGGGGCCCTGCCGCGTCAAGCTCCGTCCGCTGACATgtcacgcgccgcgcgcgtgcTTCCCTGCGCCCATTTCGCGCTCGGTTGCCCGCGAGCTTCGCCTCGATCCGCTGTCGACAATCGATTTTTTGCCTCGGTCTTCCTAGCCCGCTCCATCTCTCGTAATCCCTCGTATTCCCTCGGAGAAAATCCGTGTCTCGTCTCGGTGAGGCGCCGCGCATTAtacaaaatgagaaaataaaaaggatcAGAAAATATAAACGCGATTAAGATATGTAATACCCTTGGAGATCTCGCATCGACTCTCTGGACCGTCATCGGGCGAGAAACCCGCGCCTTGTggcggcggcggggcgctgcCACGATGCAGCGAAActgcaacgtcacaatatacatatataatattatataatatattgatcatcacacacatacacatacacacacactaTCTGTCACGTACTACGTTTTTTCACTTGTTTACGCGAGatgaattatcataagttactacagaatcCCCGTTATGTggaggaattatcgtataagttactacagaagtaacgcgtAAACATAGTAACGGTCACGACTGTCGTGTACTACATATCTTCGCTGATATTTCGCCTCTTGTGACATCCACATCCTAATTTCGCGGCACTTCGATCCTTGCGTGACGCGCCCGAAATTCGGAATTAAACGATCGTAGTATTTAACGATGAAAGACCACGGCATTACGCGCGAACGCGATATGCATTTCTAGGTTATAACTGATGACTGACAGCGCGCTGTCCGCGCGAACGCACTGATCGAGCGACGAGCGCGCCGCACACGTACGCATATATGCTGTCTCTTTTCACTGTAGCAACATGGAGGGAACCCGGGGGTCGCTCGAGATGTTCTCAAATGCCATCTATTGAGGCAAAAGCAACCGTACGGCGACAACTAcgaaaacgttttttaattgtaaaatttaacattttggactttgcatcgtaatatctccgctcgtagggcacgtggcggaaaaataaaaacacttttattatacatataattaaaacccaagttatcgatcaagcctacttagaacttgatccatTCACTCgttgttgagatctcaaaatctcgggtactcgcaactcatgcgttcgcgtaacagagtcacggtgcggtctcgcttcgcgtgtacttggcgcgagacactagtatgtctcttaataaattaaaaaaaaatcacgtctttttgataagttttaaaaataactagcTACTAATTGTTACACTAAAACTAAAGCGAACGCTACAAATGTGGTGTTTACACAAAGATCTTCGAAAGGTAGTTATTTCGTTGTTTTtagcttatttttttttttgaacgttttatcagaattaaatgttattggTGTAATTtagtttgttatttaattttccattatatttatttgattgttacttttttcaaataaataaaggatTTTGAAaggttatttttaaaaatcatttaaaaaacgtgATTTTTCGAAGTTTATtagctacaattttttaataaagcattTCCAGACCTctatttataagaatttttttaatccaaatttaatttcttataagaTCTTGAAGTTTTATTGACCTGGAATACTTAGTATATTGATTATAGACTACACagtatatagattataaaattttagattagtGCATAATCGAATATTTATCGATGTTAGGAATAAGGTTAAGACTAAAACAgcgatttttaacaatttgttCTTTCTTATTACAGTTTCCGTGCAAAAGGAGTCTGGAAGCGCTTTGCAGATACTGCAAAGGCGGAACTTTTTCTAGAAACAGAGAGCATTGCGCGCATCATTATTCCCACAAGTGATACAgtcaaatatcaaaatattatgtcGATGCACATCAAGTATCAACGATGCTTTCTGCTTTATGGCGACACTGGTACTGGCAAAAGCCTCTATCTAAAGGATTTATTAATCAACAAATtggatgaaaaaaaatatctgcctAATCTTATCACTTTTACGTCAAATATCACTGCGGCGCAGACACAGGAATTGGTATTATTGAAATTGCACAAGAGACGTAGAAATCAATATAGCCCGCCATTCGATAAGCGTTGCATTGTCTTTATCGATGAAGTAAATATGCCAGCAAAAGAATTCTATGGTGCACAACCACCAATTGAGTTGTTGCGCCAATTCTTTGATCATGGCATATGGTTTGATCTGAACAAATCAGAAGCAATCGCTATTTTAGACACTATGTTTGTATGCGCTATGGCAGTTCCCGGCGGTAGCAGGCAAGAGATCTACCGTCGGTTTCTACgtcactttaatttatttaatgtatgtgAGTTTTCACGCGATAACTTATTTAGGATTTTCACGAATCTTGCGTTTATGGGACTGAAGCAGAAAGGCTTCACTGCCAGTGTAATGCCGATTATCAATGATTTAGTGATTGCCACCTTACACGTGTTCGAGAATGTAATCCATTATTTGCGACCGACACTATTCAAGCCTCATTATCTCTTCAACATACGTGACTTTATACGAGTGATAACTGGTTGCACCTTAGTAAAGAAGGAGTCTGTAGATAGTAACAAGACTGTTTTCGGCAGATTGTGGGTACATGAAGTTCTACGAGTTTTCGGCGATCGTCTGATTGATCACTCCGATCGATATTGGTTATTCCATACGATTAAGGATATAGTCGAGACTATTTTAAAGGATCGATTTGACGTAATGTTTGAACATTTACCTAAGgttcaaaataaaatcacaGAAAAGAGCTTAGATAGTTTGATATTCGGCAACTTTATGGATATTGAATCTGTATTGGAAGATCGGCGTTATGAGGAAATTCCGTCAATAGAAGAATATCAACAGAtagtttctttatttctaGAGGAGTATAATGATACACATCGCAATAAGATCGATATCGTGCTCTTTCACTATGCGCTTGAGCATCTCTCCAGAATTTGCCGTGTCTTGGCAATTCCTTGTGGCAATATGTTGATGATCGGTATTGGCGGATCAGGAAGAAAGAGCTTGACAAAACTTTCCGCCGCCATGACTGGCTATGAACTTTATCAGTTGAAAATTAGCAGCGTGTATGGCATACAGGAATGGCGAgaggatattaaaaatatccttaggtatgataacaatttattcaatacaattatttcatttaaacataagtgtttgtaaaaatatgtaaaatattgttatttttttggcAATAAACATACACACGGTATACACACTAATATACTATGAGtgatgtattataatttttttttttttgacgtagaactacgtctttctCGGGGGGTATGGGGGTACgactgcaacgttttcttgcaacgttttcatgcaacgttttcatgcaacgttttcttgcaacgttttcatgcaacgttttctttttctcgaaaattattaaagaaaaatatactttattatatagtttttgaaagctctcgatgtaagttaaatgttttcgtggttaatttttcgatatggGTTTGTTCtggaaaagtattaaagaaaaatatactttattatatagtttttgaaagatctCGATGTAAGCTATGGGTTTTcgcaatttcataaataaataaatgaatgaataaatggatgaatgaatttaataaatacataaatgaatgaatgaatggcgaatggatgaatggatgaatgaataaatggtgaatgaataaattggtgaatggatgaatggatttaataaataaataaatgaatgaatggatgaatggatgaatgggtgaatggatgaatggatttaatttgaaaaaattaaatccaaaacggatttaataaataaataaattatcatttattcatccattcattcattcatttatttattaaatccattcatccattcacccattcatccattcatccattcattcatttatttatttattaaatccattcatccattcacccattcatccattcacccattcatccattcatccattcatccattcatctattcattcattcat from Temnothorax longispinosus isolate EJ_2023e unplaced genomic scaffold, Tlon_JGU_v1 HiC_scaffold_36, whole genome shotgun sequence carries:
- the LOC139824409 gene encoding uncharacterized protein, coding for MVMFIERGIRGGLSQCSGRYAKANNKYMESYDSSKPSSYLMYFDVNNLYGWAMCKPLPYAEFRWVEDASNFDVNAIALDSPTGYILEVDLEYPQDKHDAHADLPFCPMRDKPPGKRQDKLLATLHDKERYVIHYRNLQQCMRHGLRVTKIHRVLQFAQSEWLRSYIELNTKFRTQAKNEFEKTLYKLMNNAVFGKTMENVRNHVDVKLVTTWKGRYGAEAMIARPNFHSSSVFSENLVAIELRKLEVKFDKPIYVGMCILDLSKVCLYEFHHEYMSPLYRDSCRIMYTDTDSLIYYIECDDAYENMKHDIARFDTSDYAVDNAYDMPLVNKKVPGLMKDENNGVIMTEFVRLRAKMYALRVDGKKDCKKAKGVKSNVIARTITFDDYTRCLNDEIEMTRPQSCIRSKMHEVYTICETKIALSPYDDKRYIVPDSTDTLPWGHYRI